A genomic region of Herpetosiphonaceae bacterium contains the following coding sequences:
- a CDS encoding PIG-L deacetylase family protein — translation MQVLVVAAHPDDESAFCGGMIAKYASEGHAVSILLTTRGEGGETGEPPLCTRDALGSVREREARAAAAALGARDVYFLPFCDPLVGEDDTLHHIDATLEEFSAAIAEIMAGLRPDVVLTHGSNGEYGHPQHIFTHHSVFAALRLLMPWRPAEVLTWSGAYADPEKPHHINRDDPADIVLDVTPWLPQKIAALDAHRTQHGLFFRKNPGKTIAELVGRKESFRRWTDLK, via the coding sequence ATGCAAGTGCTGGTCGTTGCCGCGCATCCCGACGATGAAAGCGCGTTCTGTGGCGGCATGATCGCCAAATACGCCTCGGAGGGCCACGCCGTCTCGATCTTGCTGACGACGCGCGGCGAGGGCGGCGAGACGGGCGAGCCGCCGCTGTGTACCCGCGATGCGCTTGGCAGCGTGCGCGAGCGCGAGGCGCGGGCGGCAGCCGCAGCGCTTGGCGCGCGTGATGTGTACTTCTTACCGTTCTGCGATCCGCTCGTCGGGGAGGATGACACGCTCCACCACATCGACGCAACGCTCGAAGAGTTCAGCGCGGCGATTGCCGAGATCATGGCGGGGCTGCGACCGGACGTAGTGCTGACGCACGGCTCGAATGGAGAGTACGGCCATCCGCAGCATATCTTCACGCACCACTCGGTCTTTGCCGCGCTGCGCCTGCTCATGCCGTGGCGACCAGCCGAGGTGCTGACCTGGAGCGGAGCGTATGCCGATCCCGAAAAGCCGCACCACATCAACCGCGACGATCCCGCCGACATCGTGCTGGATGTGACGCCCTGGCTGCCGCAGAAGATCGCGGCGCTGGATGCGCACCGCACACAGCACGGCCTCTTCTTTCGCAAAAATCCGGGCAAGACGATCGCCGAGCTGGTGGGACGGAAAGAGAGCTTTCGGCGCTGGACAGACCTAAAATAG